The Alnus glutinosa chromosome 7, dhAlnGlut1.1, whole genome shotgun sequence genome includes a region encoding these proteins:
- the LOC133873019 gene encoding uncharacterized protein LOC133873019 — protein sequence MDKEAHLHKKVANMKCQRVNKDETSVSALEDEAIEVEHLLAEPKNEHVSVDGVLSFGEENLGKCLQIEDFSCGFEYGLTSNSGGLDSNTTQEGEEELQFNVLDGLLDEVEEVDDLDATNGLSNACEDFLLDIEFAEKAFKLDYGPSEGSYLGNSSSESQSSGLSGSSNGAVGISESSTANIPGSECKNDALDKTVTCQLHGGFRSKCGCQKPAEDSIHTDSLELRKFDELDNDENPLIYGRLSTGTGKRSLDASRIDALLREKRSRKPTRRYIEEFSDKKSRSLKRRENYSAAAKKDTILKVRSRNELHNMRQEALAVVPEEKPLRDTIQSLSQFRARRGRPKKQAPISGLESDKEPLSSESEDDRVTKKRSKKHDRRKHQRMWTPSEVIKLVDGISEYGVGRWTDIKRLLFSTSAYRTPIDLRDKWRNLLRASGAEKPNKKGVEQKQEHTLRPLPNSLLRRVRELAKIHPYPRVRISKKSQVAPAMLPCASKVALSSLGGRSVRRKNCT from the exons GTAAACAAAGATGAAACTTCTGTTTCTGCTTTAGAAGATGAAGCAATTGAAGTTGAGCACTTACTTGCAGAACCAAAAAATGAGCATGTTTCGGTAGATGGTGTCTTAAGTTTTGGCGAGGAGAATCTGGGAAAATGCTTGCAAATTGAAGATTTCTCCTGTGGGTTTGAGTATGGACTAACATCAAATAGTG GTGGGTTGGATTCTAATACTACTcaggaaggagaagaagaattaCAATTCAAT GTTCTTGATGGATTGCTGGATGAAGTTGAAGAAGTGGATGATCTGGATGCAACAAATGGTCTCTCCAATGCATGTGAAGATTTTCTTCTGG ATATTGAATTTGCTGAAAAAGCATTCAAATTGGACTATGGTCCTAGTGAAGGATCATATTTGGGGAACTCAAGTTCGGAGAGTCAGTCTTCAGGATTAAGTGGAAGTAGTAATGGTGCTGTAGGGATATCAGAATCATCAACAGCAAATATTCCAGGATCTGAGTGCAAGAATGATGCTCTTGACAAGACAGTAACTTGTCAGTTACACGGTGGCTTCAGGAGCAAATGTGGGTGTCAAAAACCAGCTGAGGACAGTATCCACACTGATTCACTAGagttgagaaaatttgatgaattGGATAATGACGAAAACCCTTTAATATATGGTAGATTGTCTACTGGGACTGGAAAGCGATCTTTAGACGCAAGCAGGATTGATGCACTTCTTAGAGAGAAGAGATCGCGGAAGCCTACCCGAAGGTACATTGAAGAATTTTCAGATAAAAAGTCAAGATCTttgaagagaagagagaactATTCTGCTGCTGCTAAAAAGGATACAATTTTGAAGGTCAGATCTCGCAATGAACTTCATAATATGAGACAGGAAGCATTGGCAGTGGTTCCTGAGGAGAAACCTTTACGTGATACTATTCAGTCACTCTCTCAATTTCGGGCGCGGAGGGGACGTCCAAAGAAACAGGCCCCAATTTCG GGGCTTGAATCCGACAAGGAACCTCTCTCATCCGAATCTGAAGATGACCGGGTGACAAAAAAAAGATCTAAAAAGCATGATCGGAGGAAGCATCAGAGGATGTGGACTCCTTCCGAAGTGATAAAGTTGGTTGATGGTATTTCTGAATATGGAGTTGGCCGATGGACTGATATAAAAAGGCTCTTGTTTTCAACATCTGCTTATCGCACGCCTATTGATCTTAGG GACAAATGGCGAAATCTTTTAAGAGCTAGTGGTgcagaaaaaccaaacaagaaaggG GTTGAGCAAAAGCAGGAACATACCTTGCGTCCCTTACCTAATTCCTTGCTACGCCGAGTCCGTGAACTAGCCAAAATTCATCCGTATCCGAGGGTGCGCATCTCGAAGAAGTCACAAGTTGCCCCTGCAATGCTTCCTTGTGCAAGTAAAGTTGCTCTATCTAGTCTTGGCGGAAGAAGTGTGCGAAGGAAGAACTGTACTTGA